The following proteins are encoded in a genomic region of Chloracidobacterium sp.:
- a CDS encoding DNA adenine methylase, whose amino-acid sequence MRYYGAKTKLLPFIEGVVKITGVNGTSNFVDLFSGTSVVGRHFKKLGFTVIANDTLEFSYAIAKTYIELNKEPQFKRLSSHLKFKNGVKGLFDYLNNLKTQKAGFMYENYSPTGGRKYFTDQNALRIDTFRYLFEEWKDEKRISVSEYYYLITSLLRGVNLVSNVSGTYAAYLKTWDKRALNSLRLEPVDIIPSENKNKAFKQDANELVKEIQPDILYLDPPYNGRQYASNYFILELIAEGWFKNMPEIYGETGMRKYDHQKSKYCSKVSALGALEDLISCSSKSQYIVLSYNNEGVIPQSAIYQTLSRIGRVETFTENHKRYKSINQTAEDPQLTREHLFLVKPTKAVNQTNSLTGKEWLRNSFSIWRDLGKSDEEKQLHHPAIFTIRLISKLIETFCKPNGGRILDCFAGSGTTLIAGLKNDKDVIGIDLNPDYKELFVKRAASSYNIVPHGLEDKYIVGDSRHLSQKLELESVDLCITSPPYWDILNRQRTADYKENENYSNKDNDLGNITGYDEFISTLKEVCNEVFKVMKPKGYFIMNVMDLRKKDKFFPLHIDAARIVQEVGFSFEDIIIWDRQQEYNNMRPLGYPYKFIVNKVHEYVLIFRKPVNG is encoded by the coding sequence ATGCGTTACTACGGTGCAAAAACCAAGCTACTGCCATTTATCGAGGGGGTTGTTAAGATAACAGGAGTAAATGGTACGTCCAACTTTGTGGATCTTTTCTCGGGCACTTCGGTAGTTGGTCGGCATTTCAAAAAACTTGGCTTCACCGTAATAGCAAACGACACTCTTGAATTTTCTTACGCGATTGCTAAGACCTATATCGAACTAAACAAAGAACCACAATTCAAAAGGCTGAGTTCCCACCTCAAATTTAAAAATGGAGTTAAAGGATTATTTGACTACTTGAATAACCTCAAGACTCAAAAAGCGGGATTCATGTATGAGAATTATTCTCCTACCGGTGGCAGAAAGTATTTCACCGACCAAAACGCATTAAGAATCGACACATTCCGCTACTTATTTGAGGAATGGAAGGATGAAAAGCGCATCTCCGTATCAGAATATTATTACCTAATCACTTCCCTTTTGCGTGGAGTAAACCTCGTAAGCAATGTTTCAGGAACATATGCCGCATACTTAAAAACTTGGGATAAGAGGGCACTGAACTCTTTGAGACTTGAACCGGTAGACATAATTCCTAGCGAGAATAAGAACAAAGCATTCAAACAAGATGCAAACGAACTTGTAAAAGAAATTCAACCAGACATTCTCTATCTTGACCCCCCGTACAATGGTAGGCAATATGCTTCAAACTACTTCATACTTGAATTGATTGCAGAAGGTTGGTTTAAAAATATGCCTGAGATTTATGGCGAAACAGGCATGAGAAAGTATGACCATCAAAAATCGAAATATTGTTCAAAGGTTAGCGCATTAGGTGCATTAGAAGACTTAATTTCCTGCTCTTCGAAATCGCAATACATTGTTTTGAGTTATAACAACGAGGGCGTAATTCCCCAATCGGCAATTTATCAAACACTCTCACGTATCGGAAGAGTTGAGACTTTTACGGAAAACCATAAACGATATAAGAGTATCAACCAAACAGCTGAAGATCCACAACTAACACGTGAACATTTGTTTTTAGTTAAGCCTACTAAGGCGGTTAATCAAACCAACAGCTTGACTGGCAAAGAATGGTTACGAAATTCTTTCAGTATTTGGCGCGATCTTGGAAAGTCAGATGAGGAAAAGCAATTACATCATCCTGCAATTTTTACTATAAGGTTAATCTCAAAACTTATTGAAACTTTCTGCAAACCAAATGGTGGCAGAATTCTGGACTGCTTTGCGGGATCGGGAACTACACTAATTGCAGGCTTGAAAAATGATAAAGACGTTATAGGCATTGACTTAAATCCCGACTACAAAGAACTCTTTGTGAAGAGAGCTGCAAGCTCTTACAACATTGTACCTCATGGACTTGAAGACAAATACATTGTTGGCGACTCCCGGCATCTATCACAAAAGTTAGAGTTGGAGTCAGTTGACTTGTGTATAACGTCACCGCCCTACTGGGACATTTTGAACAGGCAACGAACGGCGGATTACAAGGAAAACGAAAACTACTCGAACAAAGATAACGACTTAGGGAACATCACAGGTTACGACGAGTTTATTTCCACCCTTAAGGAAGTCTGCAACGAGGTATTCAAAGTAATGAAGCCAAAAGGCTACTTCATTATGAATGTTATGGATTTGCGGAAGAAGGATAAATTTTTCCCTTTGCATATAGATGCCGCGAGGATTGTACAAGAAGTCGGCTTCTCATTTGAAGATATTATTATCTGGGACCGACAACAGGAATACAATAACATGAGGCCCTTGGGCTACCCATACAAATTCATCGTAAATAAGGTGCACGAATACGTGCTAATATTTCGGAAGCCCGTAAATGGATAA
- a CDS encoding glycosyltransferase family 2 protein, producing MTTSDQKPELSLFLPVLDEEDNLRPMHSKIKVALDALGKSAEVIYVDDGSTDKSLAILKELAAEDSRVRVISLRRNYGQTAAMSAGIDAARGDILIPMDADLQNDPADIKRLLDKLDEGYDVVSGWRKNRQDKLVSRKLPSQIANRIISWIGGVHLHDYGCSLKAYRREVLQDVKLYGEMHRFIPIFASWAGARVTEIPVDHHARTMGKSKYGISRTVKVIFDLMTIKFMASYQTKPTYVFGTFGMLAFFLSMIAGIWAVVLKIEGTSFIQTPLPVVAVVMLAISVQFFLMGLLAELLVRTYHESQDKAIYAVRERIGF from the coding sequence ATGACAACATCCGATCAAAAGCCTGAGCTCTCGCTGTTCCTGCCCGTCCTTGACGAGGAGGATAATTTGCGGCCGATGCATTCCAAGATAAAGGTGGCACTCGATGCGCTCGGAAAGAGTGCCGAGGTCATCTACGTCGATGACGGCTCGACCGACAAGAGTCTCGCGATCCTTAAAGAACTGGCGGCCGAGGACAGCCGCGTCCGTGTGATATCACTGCGGCGGAATTATGGGCAAACTGCGGCGATGTCGGCGGGCATCGATGCCGCAAGAGGCGACATTCTGATCCCGATGGACGCCGACCTTCAGAACGACCCGGCGGACATCAAACGACTATTGGATAAGCTCGATGAGGGCTACGATGTCGTTTCGGGCTGGCGAAAGAACCGGCAGGACAAACTCGTCTCGCGAAAGCTGCCGTCGCAGATCGCAAATCGGATCATCTCTTGGATCGGAGGCGTTCATCTGCACGATTACGGATGCTCGCTAAAGGCATATCGCCGCGAGGTGCTTCAGGATGTAAAGCTCTACGGCGAGATGCACCGCTTCATCCCGATCTTCGCATCGTGGGCCGGGGCACGCGTTACCGAGATACCGGTCGATCACCACGCCCGCACGATGGGCAAGTCAAAATACGGTATTTCACGCACCGTCAAGGTCATTTTCGACCTGATGACGATCAAGTTCATGGCGTCGTATCAGACAAAGCCGACCTATGTGTTCGGAACGTTCGGGATGCTGGCTTTCTTTCTTTCAATGATCGCGGGCATATGGGCAGTTGTCCTCAAGATAGAAGGGACGTCGTTCATCCAAACGCCGCTGCCGGTCGTCGCGGTCGTAATGCTGGCGATCTCTGTACAGTTTTTCTTGATGGGGCTGCTCGCCGAACTCCTCGTCCGCACCTACCACGAGTCCCAGGACAAGGCGATCTACGCTGTGAGGGAAAGAATAGGGTTTTAG
- a CDS encoding class I SAM-dependent methyltransferase, which yields MSTALPQEMQRHTYAIMDEVEGSHWWFVGRRAILESFLDTIVRKLRPGTDSLKILDVGCGTGANVEMLSQYGDAEGVDVSDDALEFCRQKGLRVQKGLAETLPYADETFDLTTALDVIEHLDEDLAGLKEMHRVTRSGGYSLFFVPAFMWLWGVQDDISHHRIRYTRRQIVDRITAAGYEVERATYANWTFFVPILTGRLLMKTTGLRPASENNINVSALNGLFGNLFAAERFWLKRYNFPVGVSIVVAARRP from the coding sequence ATGTCAACAGCGCTTCCGCAGGAAATGCAGCGGCACACATACGCGATCATGGATGAGGTCGAAGGGTCTCATTGGTGGTTCGTCGGTCGGCGCGCGATCCTCGAAAGCTTTCTCGATACGATCGTTCGGAAACTGCGGCCCGGCACGGACAGCCTAAAGATCCTCGATGTCGGCTGCGGCACAGGGGCAAATGTCGAGATGCTGTCGCAATACGGCGACGCCGAGGGGGTTGACGTTTCTGACGATGCGCTTGAGTTCTGTCGGCAAAAGGGCCTTCGTGTGCAAAAAGGCCTTGCGGAAACGCTGCCTTATGCAGACGAGACCTTTGATCTGACAACGGCTCTCGACGTGATCGAGCATCTCGATGAGGATCTTGCCGGCCTTAAAGAGATGCACCGCGTTACGCGAAGCGGCGGTTACTCGCTATTTTTCGTACCGGCATTTATGTGGCTCTGGGGCGTGCAGGACGACATCTCACACCACCGCATACGCTATACACGACGGCAGATCGTCGATCGCATAACAGCCGCGGGTTACGAGGTCGAGCGGGCAACATACGCTAATTGGACATTCTTTGTGCCGATATTGACGGGCCGTCTGCTTATGAAAACGACGGGGCTGCGGCCCGCGAGCGAGAACAATATTAACGTCTCGGCCCTAAATGGCCTGTTCGGCAACCTCTTTGCCGCAGAGCGTTTTTGGCTCAAGCGTTATAATTTCCCGGTCGGCGTCTCGATCGTCGTGGCGGCAAGGCGGCCGTAA
- a CDS encoding methyltransferase domain-containing protein, with protein MKEKLLDLLACPICGGDIFLPYAGKYEEREIIEGTLACRKCDREFKIVRGVPRFADLEKIEADKAATAGNFGWQWTNFTQEDPKYDDQLLGWLQPVKPDFFEGKMVLEGGCGKGRHTKLAAEWGAKDVVGIDLGDGVESAFALTRELPNAHIIQCDIFKLPLKKAFDYAFSVGVLHHTPDPKKAFISLAGKVKHGGHISAWVYGAENNGWITRFIDPVRQGFTSQISQPMLYQLSKLPTLGVFLSTKLVYRPLNILARPVANKLFYNEYLNHLGSFGWREQHNIVFDHLVAPTAFYISKDEFGGWWKEIGAKDIEITWHNRNSWCGFGCIV; from the coding sequence ATGAAAGAAAAACTGTTAGACCTGTTGGCGTGTCCTATCTGCGGCGGCGATATCTTTCTTCCGTATGCGGGAAAGTACGAGGAACGCGAGATCATTGAAGGAACGCTTGCTTGTCGTAAGTGCGATCGCGAATTCAAGATCGTCCGAGGTGTGCCCAGGTTCGCCGACCTTGAAAAGATCGAAGCGGACAAGGCCGCCACGGCCGGGAACTTCGGCTGGCAATGGACGAATTTTACGCAGGAGGACCCGAAATATGACGATCAGCTCCTCGGCTGGCTCCAACCTGTTAAGCCAGATTTCTTTGAGGGAAAGATGGTCCTGGAAGGGGGCTGCGGCAAAGGCCGCCACACAAAACTTGCCGCCGAATGGGGCGCAAAAGATGTGGTCGGCATCGATCTTGGCGACGGTGTCGAATCGGCATTCGCCCTGACGCGTGAACTGCCGAATGCGCATATCATCCAGTGTGATATTTTCAAGCTGCCGTTAAAAAAGGCGTTCGACTACGCATTCAGCGTCGGCGTGCTGCATCACACGCCCGATCCGAAGAAGGCGTTCATCTCGCTTGCCGGAAAAGTGAAGCACGGCGGACATATTTCAGCATGGGTCTATGGTGCGGAGAATAACGGCTGGATCACACGGTTCATCGATCCCGTGCGGCAAGGCTTCACGTCGCAGATATCGCAGCCGATGCTTTATCAGCTGTCAAAACTGCCGACGCTAGGCGTCTTTCTCTCGACAAAGCTCGTGTATCGGCCGCTGAATATCCTTGCGAGACCCGTTGCGAACAAGCTGTTTTACAACGAATATCTAAATCACCTCGGCTCGTTCGGCTGGCGCGAACAGCACAATATAGTCTTTGATCACCTGGTCGCGCCGACTGCTTTTTACATATCAAAAGACGAATTCGGCGGCTGGTGGAAAGAGATAGGTGCTAAGGATATTGAGATTACTTGGCATAATAGGAACAGTTGGTGCGGCTTCGGCTGCATCGTTTAA
- a CDS encoding thymidylate synthase, which produces MKQYHDLLKHILANGTLTDDRTGTGTTSVFGYQTRYDLRAGFPIVTTKRVPFRWVAEELFWFLSGSTDEADLRARGVDIWQEWATAEQTARFGRAEGDLGPVYGYLWRSFGGTYPAKDGVDQIARLIRHLKDDPNSRRLIVTGWDPRVCDDVALPPCHTLFQFKVERGRVLHCQLYQRSADAFLGVPFNISSYALLTHLIAHVCGLEAGEFIHTFGDLHIYSNHLEQVSELLSREPLPLPELRLKDAEGLKGLDGLLNFKFENLHLDNYRSLGKISAAVAV; this is translated from the coding sequence GTGAAACAGTATCACGATCTGTTAAAACATATCCTGGCGAACGGTACTCTGACGGATGACCGCACCGGCACGGGTACGACATCGGTATTCGGATATCAGACGCGGTATGACCTGCGGGCGGGTTTTCCTATCGTTACGACCAAACGGGTGCCTTTTCGCTGGGTCGCCGAGGAGCTTTTCTGGTTCCTGAGCGGCTCGACCGATGAGGCTGATCTGCGGGCACGCGGCGTCGATATTTGGCAGGAATGGGCGACAGCGGAGCAAACGGCACGTTTCGGACGAGCGGAAGGCGATCTCGGGCCGGTTTACGGCTATCTTTGGCGTTCATTCGGCGGGACCTATCCGGCAAAGGACGGTGTCGATCAGATAGCACGGCTGATAAGGCACCTAAAGGATGATCCGAATTCTCGCCGGCTGATAGTTACGGGTTGGGACCCGCGCGTTTGCGATGATGTCGCCCTGCCGCCGTGCCATACGCTGTTCCAATTCAAGGTCGAGCGCGGACGTGTTCTGCATTGCCAGCTTTATCAACGCTCGGCCGACGCCTTTCTCGGCGTACCGTTCAACATCTCAAGCTACGCGCTGCTAACGCATTTGATCGCCCATGTTTGCGGACTCGAAGCGGGCGAATTCATACACACATTCGGCGATCTTCACATCTATTCCAACCACCTCGAACAAGTGAGTGAGCTTCTCTCACGAGAGCCGCTGCCGCTGCCGGAACTGCGGCTCAAGGATGCCGAGGGCTTGAAAGGCCTCGATGGCCTGCTCAATTTCAAGTTTGAGAATTTGCATTTGGACAATTACCGCTCGCTGGGAAAGATCTCGGCAGCGGTCGCGGTCTGA
- a CDS encoding OmpA family protein yields the protein MSEDNKIPPPPPPDDFTKTTPNIRVPDRDDHGGDWDAPDRNIPKPAPDDWGKTILNIKPIDTGSDRTPSTPEWGMTETNINVNAADLGTAPEDFAPRERMDKTMPYFQLPEAERAKYQKLPPTPTEAAEQAQQEDKGGIPNWVWAAAGLMAMFFFAIVVLAAVYLIVLRDTSYVVKVIGAPAGSTVQVDGSPLGVTDENGSIRLENLKAGDHEISIVHPTYTCDKQMMKGGNGDKLKEMTARCKAIPAAPTDDCSNIHVGEDDKAERCYNTALDSLSDPFTPEDLIKALNILVVNFASGSSQVPTVRLAALQKGAGFIKKLPPSVILEIGGHTDNVGGAAYNQKLSEDRAASVKEVLVKYGVRPEALQTRGYGMNKPITTNSTEDGKYRNRRIEYSIVQK from the coding sequence GTGAGCGAGGACAACAAAATTCCGCCGCCGCCGCCGCCGGACGATTTTACGAAAACGACGCCTAATATCCGTGTGCCCGATCGCGATGATCACGGCGGCGACTGGGACGCGCCGGATCGCAACATCCCAAAGCCTGCTCCCGACGATTGGGGAAAGACCATTCTCAACATAAAGCCGATAGATACCGGCAGTGACAGAACGCCGTCAACCCCGGAATGGGGAATGACCGAAACGAATATCAATGTGAACGCGGCTGACCTCGGCACCGCACCGGAAGACTTCGCTCCGCGCGAGCGAATGGACAAGACGATGCCGTACTTCCAGCTTCCCGAGGCTGAACGCGCCAAGTATCAGAAACTGCCGCCAACGCCGACCGAGGCCGCCGAGCAGGCACAACAGGAAGATAAGGGCGGCATTCCTAATTGGGTTTGGGCCGCAGCCGGCCTTATGGCAATGTTCTTTTTCGCGATCGTTGTGCTTGCGGCGGTTTATCTCATCGTGCTTCGCGATACGAGCTACGTCGTAAAGGTCATCGGTGCTCCCGCCGGAAGCACCGTGCAGGTTGACGGCTCGCCGCTTGGCGTAACCGATGAGAACGGGTCCATCCGGCTCGAGAACCTGAAAGCCGGCGACCACGAGATCTCGATCGTTCATCCGACCTACACGTGCGACAAGCAGATGATGAAAGGCGGCAACGGCGACAAGCTTAAGGAAATGACGGCACGCTGTAAAGCGATACCGGCCGCACCGACCGACGACTGTTCGAACATACATGTCGGCGAGGATGACAAGGCCGAACGCTGCTACAACACGGCCCTCGACAGTCTTTCCGATCCGTTCACTCCTGAGGACCTTATAAAGGCGCTAAATATTCTCGTCGTGAATTTTGCGAGCGGCAGTTCGCAGGTTCCCACCGTAAGGCTCGCGGCACTGCAAAAAGGAGCAGGTTTTATAAAGAAGCTGCCGCCGTCGGTGATCCTCGAGATCGGCGGCCACACCGATAATGTCGGCGGTGCTGCCTATAACCAAAAGCTTTCTGAGGATCGTGCCGCTTCGGTTAAGGAAGTGCTTGTAAAATACGGCGTACGGCCCGAAGCGCTTCAAACACGCGGCTATGGAATGAATAAGCCGATCACAACAAATTCGACCGAGGACGGCAAGTACCGCAACCGCCGTATCGAATACTCCATCGTCCAAAAATAA
- a CDS encoding VWA domain-containing protein, with translation MIRTVTYFAWIFVAACAATSVFAQSRHNTQGIDLDGTIIPVTASRQDKNAGPIKAENLYLYENGIEQRIKNFAFDPSASRIVILVDNSQTLPTTIETLKKAVMEFAYEIFEGDQIFVLAYDEKAEIIQEWTDDAKKLDASLATFRKKGNPYLFDALNDSVDQILVPLMPGTRKTAIVLIGDGLDRGSRSTFELTLNKLQNRNVTLYALQIPDRTGGAYRRGQPKAPAVISQLAEGTGGRVFDIDDPQAAAKAICDELRKDRYLLSYLPTNTSAYDARRLFLIADEGINVRTKGAQPPNVK, from the coding sequence ATGATCAGAACCGTGACATATTTCGCTTGGATATTCGTTGCCGCTTGTGCGGCAACATCTGTCTTTGCACAGTCGCGACATAATACGCAGGGTATCGACCTTGACGGCACCATTATTCCGGTAACCGCATCGCGGCAGGATAAGAACGCCGGGCCGATCAAAGCCGAAAATCTGTATCTTTACGAGAACGGCATCGAACAGCGGATCAAGAATTTTGCTTTCGATCCGTCAGCATCCCGCATAGTCATCCTTGTAGATAATTCGCAAACGCTGCCGACGACAATCGAGACGCTAAAGAAGGCCGTGATGGAATTCGCATATGAGATCTTCGAGGGCGACCAGATCTTCGTACTGGCTTACGATGAGAAGGCAGAGATAATTCAGGAGTGGACGGATGATGCAAAGAAACTGGATGCTTCGCTGGCGACATTTCGCAAAAAGGGAAATCCGTACCTTTTCGATGCTTTGAACGACTCGGTCGATCAGATACTCGTACCTCTCATGCCCGGCACACGAAAGACGGCCATCGTGCTTATCGGTGACGGCCTTGACCGCGGCAGCCGATCGACATTCGAGCTGACGCTCAATAAACTGCAGAACCGGAATGTAACGCTTTACGCTCTGCAGATACCGGACCGCACCGGCGGAGCATATCGGCGCGGGCAGCCGAAGGCACCGGCCGTGATATCACAGCTTGCGGAAGGTACGGGCGGACGCGTCTTTGATATCGACGATCCTCAAGCCGCAGCAAAGGCTATCTGTGACGAACTGAGAAAGGATCGCTACCTGCTCTCATATTTACCGACAAATACATCGGCATACGATGCCCGCAGGCTTTTCCTGATCGCCGATGAGGGCATAAATGTCCGCACAAAAGGGGCACAGCCGCCGAACGTAAAATAG
- a CDS encoding zinc ribbon domain-containing protein, which translates to MPIYEYKCTQCGAHYEIRQSVSDAPPTACEKCHGKLEKQWSLSGFQFKGAGWYVTDYAGGSKKPKDESSSSGESTSTAEAASNKNEGPTATPASTPAKE; encoded by the coding sequence ATGCCGATCTATGAATACAAATGCACGCAGTGCGGCGCACATTACGAGATACGCCAAAGCGTGTCGGACGCGCCGCCTACCGCGTGTGAGAAATGCCATGGCAAGCTCGAAAAGCAATGGTCGCTTTCGGGTTTCCAGTTCAAAGGTGCGGGCTGGTATGTAACCGATTACGCCGGTGGCTCGAAAAAGCCTAAGGACGAAAGTTCTTCGTCGGGTGAATCAACCTCAACGGCGGAAGCCGCATCAAACAAAAATGAAGGGCCGACTGCGACGCCGGCTTCGACACCGGCCAAGGAATGA
- the trxB gene encoding thioredoxin-disulfide reductase: MSPKELSYKVVILGSGPAGLTAAIYASRADLAPLVIQGPQPGGQLTITTDVENYPGFRSGIMGPILMDEFREQALRFGTQMIDLWIDRVDLSKRPFTLYGKESADSEEVSTLIKAETLIISTGASAKWLGIPGEAPVPEGLGGNGVSACATCDGFFFRDKPIVIVGGGDTAMEEALFLTKFASKVTLVHRRGEFRASRIMQDRVLASDKIEVLWNTEVKEIKGTKETGVESVTLFNNLTDETYDLPTGGVFIAIGHKPNTELFKGQLDMDESGYLITEGKSMRTNVPGVFACGDAQDSYYRQAITAAGTGCMAAIDAERFLAEHEGSK; the protein is encoded by the coding sequence ATGTCACCTAAAGAGTTGAGCTATAAGGTCGTGATCCTGGGTTCCGGCCCTGCGGGCTTGACAGCGGCCATTTACGCATCGCGAGCCGATCTTGCGCCGCTTGTCATCCAAGGCCCGCAGCCCGGCGGCCAGTTGACCATTACTACCGACGTTGAGAATTATCCCGGCTTTCGCAGCGGCATCATGGGGCCGATCTTGATGGATGAATTCCGCGAGCAGGCACTGCGCTTCGGCACGCAGATGATCGATCTTTGGATCGACCGTGTTGACCTTAGCAAGCGGCCGTTCACACTTTACGGCAAAGAAAGTGCCGACAGCGAGGAGGTAAGCACCCTTATCAAAGCCGAGACCTTGATAATCTCGACCGGCGCATCGGCAAAATGGCTCGGCATCCCCGGTGAAGCACCCGTTCCGGAAGGCCTCGGCGGCAATGGCGTTTCGGCGTGTGCGACATGCGACGGTTTCTTTTTCCGCGACAAGCCGATCGTGATCGTCGGCGGCGGCGACACGGCTATGGAAGAGGCGTTGTTCCTTACAAAATTCGCATCTAAGGTAACGCTCGTACATCGGCGCGGCGAGTTCCGTGCATCACGCATAATGCAGGATCGCGTACTGGCGAGCGATAAGATCGAAGTACTTTGGAATACTGAGGTCAAGGAGATCAAAGGAACGAAAGAGACGGGCGTCGAGAGTGTAACTCTGTTCAATAATCTGACGGATGAGACCTATGACCTCCCGACCGGAGGCGTCTTTATCGCCATAGGCCATAAGCCGAATACCGAGCTGTTCAAGGGCCAGCTTGATATGGATGAGTCCGGCTATTTGATCACCGAAGGAAAGTCGATGCGCACTAACGTGCCGGGCGTATTTGCCTGCGGCGATGCGCAGGATTCATATTACAGACAGGCGATCACCGCTGCCGGTACCGGCTGCATGGCCGCGATCGATGCCGAGAGGTTTCTTGCCGAACACGAGGGCAGCAAATAG
- a CDS encoding PilZ domain-containing protein codes for MIVDEGSQILSNMTPRSEDKRFALRMALRLPIVVSGRSADGATWSEPTETDDISTIGALFQLNQQIAVGDDLYVRSHRPDGVPVEVKARAVRLAPASYGSTRVGVSIVESKESWYRLFVSWVADDNVIEGISE; via the coding sequence ATGATAGTTGATGAAGGCTCGCAGATCTTATCGAATATGACACCTCGATCAGAGGATAAGCGTTTTGCACTTAGGATGGCTCTCCGCTTGCCGATAGTCGTTTCAGGACGGTCGGCTGACGGAGCGACATGGAGTGAACCCACCGAAACCGATGATATTTCAACTATCGGTGCCCTCTTTCAGTTAAATCAGCAGATCGCGGTAGGCGACGACCTTTATGTGCGCTCACACAGGCCGGACGGCGTTCCGGTCGAGGTCAAGGCACGAGCGGTCAGGCTCGCCCCGGCGAGCTACGGCTCGACACGCGTCGGCGTCTCGATCGTCGAATCAAAAGAAAGCTGGTATCGACTGTTCGTTTCTTGGGTCGCCGATGACAATGTGATCGAAGGCATCAGTGAATAA
- a CDS encoding enoyl-CoA hydratase/isomerase family protein has protein sequence MYETITLEKRGAVAVLTINRPDKLNALNKKVHTESVAALDELRADDAVRVLVITGSGEKSFIAGADISEFEGQTPVTQRDQFHDRTLFNVIDQFPKPVIAMVNGFCLGGGNELALACDIRMASETARFSQPEINLGIIPGGGGTQRLTNLIGEGRSMEMILTGDMIDAATAEKLGLVNHVVPADQLEAETMKLAEKIAEKAPIALQLCKEAVKFASRSNLDEGLRREVDLFAIAFSTEDKQEGVSAFLEKRKPDFKGR, from the coding sequence ATGTACGAAACCATAACTCTCGAAAAACGCGGCGCGGTCGCCGTGCTGACAATTAACAGGCCCGATAAACTCAATGCACTCAATAAAAAGGTGCATACTGAGTCTGTCGCGGCGCTTGATGAGCTGCGCGCTGATGATGCGGTCCGCGTGCTTGTCATTACGGGTTCGGGCGAGAAGTCCTTCATCGCGGGTGCCGATATAAGCGAATTCGAGGGCCAAACGCCTGTAACGCAGCGTGACCAATTTCATGATCGAACGCTCTTTAATGTGATCGACCAGTTTCCAAAACCTGTTATCGCGATGGTGAATGGCTTTTGTCTCGGCGGCGGCAATGAGCTTGCGCTCGCATGCGATATCAGAATGGCAAGCGAGACGGCACGTTTTTCGCAGCCTGAGATCAACCTCGGCATCATTCCGGGCGGCGGCGGAACACAGCGGCTGACCAACCTGATCGGCGAGGGGCGTTCTATGGAAATGATCTTGACCGGCGATATGATCGACGCGGCGACTGCCGAAAAACTCGGCCTTGTGAACCATGTCGTGCCCGCCGATCAGCTCGAGGCAGAGACGATGAAGCTTGCCGAAAAGATCGCCGAAAAGGCCCCGATCGCCCTTCAGCTTTGCAAAGAGGCCGTCAAATTCGCGTCGCGCTCGAACCTCGATGAAGGCCTCCGCCGCGAGGTCGATCTTTTCGCGATCGCTTTTTCGACCGAGGATAAGCAGGAAGGCGTTTCGGCGTTCCTCGAAAAGCGCAAGCCCGACTTCAAGGGGCGATAG